The window CTTCCTGCAGTGGtcctggaggtgctggcagtgcttgtCTCTGGCGTGGGCACTGTTGTTGAGGGTGGAGTGATGGTGGTTGTGCCTTCAGTCTGAGGGGgagaggtgctggtggtggtggcgATGAAGGTTGTGCCCTCTCTGGCTGgggtgctgggaacagctgtTGTTCCAACAGTGGTTCTTATTTTGATTTCAGGCGTTGTTGTGGGAGATGTTGGAGCCTGGGTTGGCACAGTGGAGgtttctcctggagctgtggtggcTGAGGCTCTTGTGGTGCTTCCTGCAGTGGtcctggaggtgctggcagtgcttgtCTCTGGCGTGGGCACTGTTGTTGAGGGTGGAGTGATGGTGGTTGTGCCTTCAGTCTGAGGGGgagaggtgctggtggtggtggcgATGAAGGTTGTGCCCTCTCTGGCTGgggtgctgggaacagctgtTGTTCCAACAGTGGTTCTTATTTTGATTTCCGAGGGTGTTGTGGGAGATGTTGGAGCCTGGGTTGGCACAGTGGAGgtttctcctggagctgtggtggcTGAGGCTCTTGTGGTGCTTCCTGCAGTGGtcctggaggtgctggcagtgcttgtCTCTGGCGTGGGCACTGTTGTTGAGGGTGGAGTGATGGTGGTTGTGCCTTCAGTCTGAGGGGgagaggtgctggtggtggtggcgATGAAGGTTGTGCCCTCTCTGGCTGgggtgctgggaacagctgtTGTTCCAACAGTGGTTCTTATTTTGATTTCAGGCGTTGTTGTGGGAGATGTTGGAGCCTGGGTTGGCACAGTGGAGgtttctcctggagctgtggtggcTGAGGCTCTTGTGGTGCTTCCTGCAGTGGtcctggaggtgctggcagtgcttgtCTCTGGCGTGGGCACTGTTGTTGAGGGTGGAGTGATGGTGGTTGTGCCTTCAGTCTGAGGGGgagaggtgctggtggtggtggcgATGAAGGTTGTGCCCTCTCTGGCTGgggtgctgggaacagctgtTGTTCCAACAGTGGTTCTTATTTTGATTTCAGGCGTTGTTGTGGGAGATGTTGGAGCCTGGGTTGGCACAGTGGAGgtttctcctggagctgtggtggcTGAGGCTCTTGTGGTGCTTCCTGCAGTGGtcctggaggtgctggcagtgcttgtCTCTGGCGTGGGCACTGTTGTTGAGGGTGGAGTGATGGTGGTTGTGCCTTCAGTCTGAGGGGgagaggtgctggtggtggtggcgATGAAGGTTGTGCCCTCTCTGGCTGgggtgctgggaacagctgtTGTTCCAACAGTGGTTCTTATTTTGATTTCAGGCGTTGTTGTGGGAGATGTTGGAGCCTGGGTTGGCACAGTGGAGgtttctcctggagctgtggtggcTGAGGCTCTTGTGGTGCTTCCTGCAGTGGtcctggaggtgctggcagtgcttgtCTCTGGCGTGGGCACTGTTGTTGAGGGTGGAGTGATGGTGGTTGTGCCTTCAGTCTGAGGGGgagaggtgctggtggtggtggcgATGAAGGTTGTGCCCTCTCTGGCTGgggtgctgggaacagctgtTGTTCCAACAGTGGTTCTTATTTTGATTTCAGGCGTTGTTGTGGGAGATGTTGGAGCCTGGGTTGGCACAGTGGAGgtttctcctggagctgtggtggcTGAGGCTCTTGTGGTGCTTCCTGCAGTGGtcctggaggtgctggcagtgcttgtCTCTGGCGTGGGCACTGTTGTTGAGGGTGGAGTGATGGTGGTTGTGCCTTCAGTCTGAGGGGgagaggtgctggtggtggtggcgATGAAGGTTGTGCCCTCTCTGGCTGgggtgctgggaacagctgtTGTTCCAACAGTGGTTCTTATTTTGATTTCAGGCGTTGTTGTGGGAGATGTTGGAGCCTGGGTTGGCACAGTGGAGgtttctcctggagctgtggtggcTGAAGCTCTTGTGGTGCTTCCTGCAGTGGtcctggaggtgctggcagtgcttgtCTCTGGCGTGGGCACTGTTGTTGAGGGTGGAGTGATGGTGGTTGTGCCTTCAGTCTGAGGGGgagaggtgctggtggtggtggcgATGAAGGTTGTGCCCTCTCTGGCTGgggtgctgggaacagctgtTGTTCCAACAGTGGTTCTTATTTTGATTTCAGGCGTTGTTGTGGGAGATGTTGGAGCCTGGGTTGGCACAGTGGAGgtttctcctggagctgtggtggTTGAGGCTCTTGTGGTGCTTCCTGCAGTGGtcctggaggtgctggcagtgcttgtCTCTGGCGTGGGCACTGTTGTTGAGGGTGGAGTGATGGTGGTTGTGCCTTCAGTCTGAGGGGgagaggtgctggtggtggtggcgATGAAGGTTGTGCCCTCTCTGGCTGgggtgctgggaacagctgtTGTTCCAACAGTGGTTCTTATTTTGATTTCAGGCGTTGTTGTGGGAGATGTTGGAGCCTGGGTTGGCACAGTGGAGgtttctcctggagctgtggtggcTGAGGCTCTTGTGGTGCTTCCTGCAGTGGtcctggaggtgctggcagtgcttgtCTCTGGCGTGGGCACTGTTGTTGAGGGTGGAGTGATGGTGGTTGTGCCTTCAGTCTGAGGGGgagaggtgctggtggtggtggcgATGAAGGTTGTGCCCTCTCTGGCTGgggtgctgggaacagctgtTGTTCCAACAGTGGTTCTTATTTTGATTTCAGGCGTTGTTGTGGGAGATGTTGGAGCCTGGGTTGGCACAGTGGAGgtttctcctggagctgtggtggcTGAAGCTCTTGTGGTGCTTCCTGCAGTGGtcctggaggtgctggcagtgcttgtCTCTGGCGTGGGCACTGTTGTTGAGGGTGGAGTGATGGTGGTTGTGCCTTCAGTCTGAGGGGgagaggtgctggtggtggtggcgATGAAGGTTGTGCCCTCTCTGGCTGgggtgctgggaacagctgtTGTTCCAACAGTGGTTCTTATTTTGATTTCAGGCGTTGTTGTGGGAGATGTTGGAGCCTGGGTTGGCACAGTGGAGgtttctcctggagctgtggtggcTGAGGCTCTTGTGGTGCTTCCTGCAGTGGtcctggaggtgctggcagtgcttgtCTCTGGCGTGGGCACTGTTGTTGAGGGTGGAGTGATGGTGGTTGTGCCTTCAGTCTGAGGGGgagaggtgctggtggtggtggcgATGAAGGTTGTGCCCTCTCTGGCTGgggtgctgggaacagctgtTGTTCCAACAGTGGTTCTTATTTTGATTTCAGGCGTTGTTGTGGGAGATGTTGGAGCCTGGGTTGGCACAGTGGAGgtttctcctggagctgtggtggcTGAGGCTCTTGTGGTGCTTCCTGCAGTGGtcctggaggtgctggcagtgcttgtCTCTGGCGTGGGCACTGTTGTTGAGGGTGGAGTGATGGTGGTTGTGCCTTCAGTCTGAGGGGgagaggtgctggtggtggtggcgATGAAGGTTGTGCCCTCTCTGGCTGgggtgctgggaacagctgtTGTTCCAACAGTGGTTCTTATTTTGATTTCCGAGGGTGTTGTGGGAGATGTTGGAGCCTGGGTTGGCACAGTGGAGgtttctcctggagctgtggtggcTGAGGCTCTTGTGGTGCTTCCTGCAGTGGtcctggaggtgctggcagtgcttgtCTCTGGCGTGGGCACTGTTGTTGAGGGTGGAGTGATGGTGGTTGTGCCTTCAGTCTGAGGGGgagaggtgctggtggtggtggcgATGAAGGTTGTGCCCTCTCTGGCTGgggtgctgggaacagctgtTGTTCCAACAGTGGTTCTTATTTTGATTTCAGGCGTTGTTGTGGGAGATGTTGGAGCCTGGGTTGGCACAGTGGAGgtttctcctggagctgtggtggcTGAAGCTCTTGTGGTGCTTCCTGCAGTGGtcctggaggtgctggcagtgcttgtCTCTGGCGTGGGCACTGTTGTTGAGGGTGGAGTGATGGTGGTTGTGCCTTCAGTCTGAGGGGgagaggtgctggtggtggtggcgATGAAGGTTGTGCCCTCTCTGGCTGgggtgctgggaacagctgtTGTTCCAACAGTGGTTCTTATTTTGATTTCAGGCGTTGTTGTGGGAGATGTTGGAGCCTGGGTTGGCACAGTGGAGgtttctcctggagctgtggtggTTGAGGCTCTTGTGGTGCTTCCTGCAGTGGtcctggaggtgctggcagtgcttgtCTCTGGCGTGGGCACTGTTGTTGAGGGTGGAGTGATGGTGGTTGTGCCTTCAGTCTGAGGGGgagaggtgctggtggtggtggcgATGAAGGTTGTGCCCTCTCTGGCTGgggtgctgggaacagctgtTGTTCCAACAGTGGTTCTTATTTTGATTTCAGGCGTTGTTGTGGGAGATGTTGGAGCCTGGGTTGGCACAGTGGAGgtttctcctggagctgtggtggTTGAGGCTCTTGTGGTGCTTCCTGCAGTGGtcctggaggtgctggcagtgcttgtCTCTGGCGTGGGCACTGTTGTTGAGGGTGGAGTGATGGTGGTTGTGCCTTCAGTCTGAGGGGgagaggtgctggtggtggtggcgATGAAGGTTGTGCCCTCTCTGGCTGgggtgctgggaacagctgtTGTTCCAACAGTGGTTCTTATTTTGATTTCAGGCGTTGTTGTGGGAGATGTTGGAGCCTGGGTTGGCACAGTGGAGgtttctcctggagctgtggtggcTGAGGCTCTTGTGGTGCTTCCTGCAGTGGtcctggaggtgctggcagtgcttgtCTCTGGCGTGGGCACTGTTGTTGAGGGTGGAGTGATGGTGGTTGTGCCTTCAGTCTGAGGGGgagaggtgctggtggtggtggcgATGAAGGTTGTGCCCTCTCTGGCTGgggtgctgggaacagctgtTGTTCCAACAGTGGTTCTTATTTTGATTTCAGGCGTTGTTGTGGGAGATGTTGGAGCCTGGGTTGGCACAGTGGAGgtttctcctggagctgtggtggcTGAGGCTCTTGTGGTGCTTCCTGCAGTGGtcctggaggtgctggcagtgcttgtCTCTGGTGTGGGCACTGTGTATCTTGACGTGATTCCTTCTGTTGTGTAGGCAGTTGTTCCTGCAGTTGTTTTTTCTCGCTGTGGAGCCGTAGGCACTGCAGTTGTTGCTGCAGTTTTGGTTGCTACTGTGGTCGTTTCTGAGGAGTATGTCGTGGCAGTGCTTACAGTGGTTCCTGTGGTTGCTACTGTTGTCTGACAGTGTTTTCggtcacagcacagcactgagacCTCGTAGTCAAAACACGTGGGGTACTTCATTGTCTGATCCTTATTTCTGCACACTAACCCCCTCTCAAGGCTGCACTCAAATTTCTGTCCCATTATTTTCACAATACTGTCAGCGTAATCTTTAGCTCGGCACTTGATATCTCGTGGCTTGTCACACAACTCATACCCAGCAGCTCGGATGTTTTCAAAAGTCTCTACATCTCCATTTTCACTGCCTGGCGTAGGGGAATCCACGTTAAACCACTGTGTCCAGGCACAGCGCTCTACCACACAGTTGTCTGTTGTATTGGAGGTA is drawn from Prinia subflava isolate CZ2003 ecotype Zambia chromosome 5, Cam_Psub_1.2, whole genome shotgun sequence and contains these coding sequences:
- the LOC134551085 gene encoding mucin-2-like, producing the protein MTTATPVTTVCVKNICVWSEWYDSTQPENKEDSGDYETFQNLKDKGYSVCTNPSEVQCRAKEHPDTAITNLNQTVECSQSTGLICNNRDQKSTQCYNYEIRISCCRYMPCSEVQTTTPPTTREFTTTAVESTPFTVQTTMIPTTQKQESELTTTPLRDRDRESTTPLSETSVTATTSQVSTTGYQITTTTGETSTAVTQVSSSPNTISTLPESTVETTAATTITSSTTALPTQGTTITTPRPKVPTQATTVVRTSIGSTTTITEETLPTVLSTVAVQTTSPITASTPEIKIRTTVGTTAVPSTPAREGTTFIATTTSTSPPQTEGTTTITPPSTTVPTPETSTASTSRTTAGSTTRASTTTAPGETSTVPTQAPTSPTTTPESKIRTTVGTTAVPSTPAREGTTFIATTTSTSPPQTEGTTTVIPTTTTVTTPATTTIRTSNTTDNCVVERCAWTQWFNVDSPTPGSENGDVETFENIRAAGYELCDKPRDIKCRAKDYADSIVKIMGQKFECSLERGLVCRNKDQTMKYPTCFDYEVSVLCCDRKHCQTTVATTGTTVSTATTYSSETTTVATKTAATTAVPTAPQREKTTAGTTAYTTEGITSRYTVPTPETSTASTSRTTAGSTTRASATTAPGETSTVPTQAPTSPTTTPEIKIRTTVGTTAVPSTPAREGTTFIATTTSTSPPQTEGTTTITPPSTTVPTPETSTASTSRTTAGSTTRASATTAPGETSTVPTQAPTSPTTTPEIKIRTTVGTTAVPSTPAREGTTFIATTTSTSPPQTEGTTTITPPSTTVPTPETSTASTSRTTAGSTTRASTTTAPGETSTVPTQAPTSPTTTPEIKIRTTVGTTAVPSTPAREGTTFIATTTSTSPPQTEGTTTITPPSTTVPTPETSTASTSRTTAGSTTRASTTTAPGETSTVPTQAPTSPTTTPEIKIRTTVGTTAVPSTPAREGTTFIATTTSTSPPQTEGTTTITPPSTTVPTPETSTASTSRTTAGSTTRASATTAPGETSTVPTQAPTSPTTTPEIKIRTTVGTTAVPSTPAREGTTFIATTTSTSPPQTEGTTTITPPSTTVPTPETSTASTSRTTAGSTTRASATTAPGETSTVPTQAPTSPTTPSEIKIRTTVGTTAVPSTPAREGTTFIATTTSTSPPQTEGTTTITPPSTTVPTPETSTASTSRTTAGSTTRASATTAPGETSTVPTQAPTSPTTTPEIKIRTTVGTTAVPSTPAREGTTFIATTTSTSPPQTEGTTTITPPSTTVPTPETSTASTSRTTAGSTTRASATTAPGETSTVPTQAPTSPTTTPEIKIRTTVGTTAVPSTPAREGTTFIATTTSTSPPQTEGTTTITPPSTTVPTPETSTASTSRTTAGSTTRASATTAPGETSTVPTQAPTSPTTTPEIKIRTTVGTTAVPSTPAREGTTFIATTTSTSPPQTEGTTTITPPSTTVPTPETSTASTSRTTAGSTTRASATTAPGETSTVPTQAPTSPTTTPEIKIRTTVGTTAVPSTPAREGTTFIATTTSTSPPQTEGTTTITPPSTTVPTPETSTASTSRTTAGSTTRASTTTAPGETSTVPTQAPTSPTTTPEIKIRTTVGTTAVPSTPAREGTTFIATTTSTSPPQTEGTTTITPPSTTVPTPETSTASTSRTTAGSTTRASATTAPGETSTVPTQAPTSPTTTPEIKIRTTVGTTAVPSTPAREGTTFIATTTSTSPPQTEGTTTITPPSTTVPTPETSTASTSRTTAGSTTRASATTAPGETSTVPTQAPTSPTTTPEIKIRTTVGTTAVPSTPAREGTTFIATTTSTSPPQTEGTTTITPPSTTVPTPETSTASTSRTTAGSTTRASATTAPGETSTVPTQAPTSPTTTPEIKIRTTVGTTAVPSTPAREGTTFIATTTSTSPPQTEGTTTITPPSTTVPTPETSTASTSRTTAGSTTRASATTAPGETSTVPTQAPTSPTTTPEIKIRTTVGTTAVPSTPAREGTTFIATTTSTSPPQTEGTTTITPPSTTVPTPETSTASTSRTTAGSTTRASATTAPGETSTVPTQAPTSPTTTPEIKIRTTVGTTAVPSTPAREGTTFIATTTSTSPPQTEGTTTITPPSTTVPTPETSTASTSRTTAGSTTRASATTAPGETSTVPTQAPTSPTTPSEIKIRTTVGTTAVPSTPAREGTTFIATTTSTSPPQTEGTTTITPPSTTVPTPETSTASTSRTTAGSTTRASATTAPGETSTVPTQAPTSPTTTPEIKIRTTVGTTAVPSTPAREGTTFIATTTSTSPPQTEGTTTITPPSTTVPTPETSTASTSRTTAGSTTRASATTAPGETSTVPTQAPTSPTTPSEIKIRTTVGTTAVPSTPAREGTTIITTPTSTASTSPDIKSRTTTSPSSVFTTTRPQSWTTTGVTETLTTFFSPTQENMFTTVFSSTTVNPVTSTRTSQSSHVTTSSPSTFSSSTSSSVTSSKITPCFCHVFETLFSPGEVVYNRTDRAGCNFYALCSKECEIEPFQGPCPLTTPVPSVASSTTSPAASPTTATTLTTSVERNCTDVNPARKPGEEWIDECQKCVCDSLTTTVQCQPLPCQTAQQTVCDLGFVSMAVLPQKDPCCPEFECQPIPDVCVINGTLYTVGKSVVIDSCKKCTCSSEKDPETNANIMHCETVQCETSCPLGYQYMTEEGECCGKCIEVACKVKLRNNTVHVLNVNEILPLDQCSHYKCEKIEDQFVAVQTKKVCPEYDPEECDPDEAEITSDGCCKICKPKNCRPYTNETVIRHGDCESSEPVELSYCEGTCPGSSMYSLEANQMEHKCGCCQELSTQTRQVTLTCRNGTSINYNYLYVENCHCVNACSSQTTAARDSQFQQSAKYGSQLQQAVSLGSQLQLS